Within the Salvia hispanica cultivar TCC Black 2014 chromosome 4, UniMelb_Shisp_WGS_1.0, whole genome shotgun sequence genome, the region TGAGAAAGAGCTCGAGCTCAAGAACGAGGAGGTGGGGTATAGCCGCCGTTCTGCTGAAGCTTCCCACAAGCAGCATTTGGAGAATgtcaagaaaatcaagaagTTGGAAATGGAATGCCAGAGATTGCGTGGCTTGACACGTAAACGCCTCTAGTCCGCCTATGTTGGCCCGGGATATCGAGGCTCAGGGAAGAAATCAGATGACTACACGGAGAAAGGCCACATGTGGGGGTTCGCCTATGCAAGACCGCGGTGAGGTATACGGCCTTGACAACACGACCAAGCAGCTCGGGTTCTTGATTGATCAGGTGCAGGATTTGCAGAAAGAGAACACAATTTTCAAGGAGTTTTTGGCCAAGAAAGATGAGGAAATATCACAGCTTAGAAAACTCAAGGACTCGGAGTCTCGTGAGAAGTCTGAACGTAAATTGCTGACGAATACTGCTGAACCGGATGAGATCAGTTCGAAGGCTCTTGCGTTAGTCGCTGAATGTCAAATGATTGGAGCTTCGGAGATGAGCCTAATGGATGATTTTGTTGAGATGGAGAAACTTGCTATAGTTGCTGTCGATGGGTCGTTTGATGCTTCTGATGTGGACTCGAACGCCCTTGCTCTGGTGGTGCGCTGATAACTATAGTGAAACGGGACAAGAACTCAAGGCCAAAGACAAGAAACCTGATGATGATTGGCTACAGAATGTGACTAACATGATCCTGGAGCAGCACAATGCTTCGAAAGAAGCATCGATGAGCTCCTGAAGACATCAGGCTGTCCTCACAGCATCAGACATCCCGAGGAATCCCAGCCGCTTCCCATCACCGGATACATTACATGGAAATCGCCTCCTTCGTCTCCAAGCCCAACAGCGTTGATCCAAGAACCGTGCACTGAGTTAATTCCGCCAGAGATGAACAGATCCATCACCAAATTGATAGAGCTTGTTGGTAACATGAAACCTTCACAAGTAGACGATGACTATGAAATTCATACTTCCCGATGGAAAAGGAGTGATCTAACCGCAGTCTTGCAAGAATTCATTGATAGTAGCAATAAGCTACTAAATGGGAAGATCAGTTTTGAGAAATTCACTGTGGATTTGGTTTACATTCTTGAATGGATCATTAACAGTTGTGTCTCATTTCAAGACGATCCCACCGTGACAGACGAATTCAGGAAGCACCTCGGTGGAGATGGGCCAGGAACGGCCTTGCAGCTCGAATCCGTGCAGAATCTCATGcttgaaatgaagaaaatccATTCAGCATGCAAAGTAGAGATCAAAGGGTTGAAGAATGAGCTGAGTCTCATCAAATCATCGGTTGATGTTAGTAGTCCGGTGCCAGGGAGGCAGGGCAACGACCAGTCACAACGAGGCATTGCAAGCCTGCAGAATGAGATGGAGACACTGAAGGAATCAAAGAGGGTGACCGAGGATCAGCTAGAGAATCTGAAGGTCGCGAATGAAGATCTCGAGACGCAGCTCCCCTTTTACCACAGCCAAGCTACACGAACTTCTCCAGAAGCTAACCTCTGTAGAAGTTGAGCTTGATGATAAAAGCCATTGCTGTCAAGAACTAGAAGGAACCTGCCTCGAGCTTCAACTACAACTCGAAAGGTATCTATCTATCTAGTGTTCCGTTGAATGATCCCAACCTTTAGCATAAGTTTGTAATTTGCTTTGTGGTTTTTGTCATCTACAGCATTGCAAACAATCCATATTCAGAGGAAGGAAGGCAGCTGCAAACTGTAAATTTCTTGAATTCCAACCTTTTTGTGATGGaaaaaacatatcaattttaCGAAAAAAATGTGTTTCAAAATGGCAGGGGATGGAGATTACTGCAGCAGCATCTGCTAAGCTAGCAGAATGTGAAGAAACCATAGTGAAACTAGGGAAGCAGCTGAAGGCCTTAGACATGAGCGACGGGACAAAGCAAAAGCTGAAGCAGCGGTCGTCTCTGCGCGATCAGATGATGCGTGAGCACAACGGAGAGGCCAGCAACGAGGAGTCCCCAAGACAAAACAGATCATAAGCACGACAGTGGAGAACGTGGTGTCTTCCTGCAACTACAACGCTATCACTTTCCCAGACGGCCAAATTGCAACACCAACAACTTATCTTGGGAATAAGAACGAAGGAAGAAATGTGAAGTCCGGAGCTATAGTCATAGCCCCGAGCAAGAGGAGAGGAGGCGGAGGAATCAGCTTTCTGAGGAAGCTTCCGTTCGGAGGAAGAAAGGTAGCACTAAGAACACCTCCATTTACTATGGTAAATAAACCAGAACGCAATATTTTCTCCATAATTCCGTACATGTAAAAAATGTAGAGTTTCTTCAAGAATGCTATATAAATTACTCTGAGTTTATCAAGATTTATGGCAGAAACATATAGCATCTTATATCACAAAATACTtgaaaagttaaataaataaaaaatcttgtCCTTCAAGATTTGAGGGCTGCCTCTGCGGCGGCCTTGAGTTCGAGCAGGGCATCCTGGAAGCAGTTGGCGAGAACTCGGGGTCAGGAATGACATCCTTGGCCACCAAGATTTGCAAGTCCGCGATCCCTGCATAACTCATCATATGCATCGTGATCGCCTGCATGCAGACGTaacgacaaaaaaaaatcagctaTAAATCGAAACCCGTACTTAAAAGAAACACAGAGCATTACATGAGGTAGGCTGCTGGAAGTGGGCCGGATGTACTTGACCGGGTTCCCGGCCAGTGTGATCTCCTCCTGGGGGCCCCACGACGTTCGAAACAGTGAACGTGGTGTTGCAAAGAAGCCGGGTACTTGAGCATGCTAGCCAACTACAACAATTCATGGAATTAGTACATGcattcattcattttgatgtttttttttaagaagggtagtgataaaattgcaaactcatatattgcaactcaaactatgatctagaccgttaaaaatatcaacagatgacaaaatagtagcaacagaaaatgtcaacacaatatcaacacaacatcatcAACCCttgacaatgtgttgacattttttgctactactattttgtcatctgttgagAGAAagggtccagatcatagtttagagtttgtataatatttagagtttgatcacatcccttttaagaaaatagaaaaaagtggTAACTAATGTACCTTTGGACCCAAGAGAGAAATGATGGAGTCCATGAGTTTGTAAGAGAAGGGGGGTTCCAAAGACAGTTTTTCTTGTCGATCATAGCTTTCGATCTCTTGACGAACTCCAGAGGATCTGCCTCGCTTCCGTGGTAATAAACGGGCAACAGAATCACGCCGAACTTGTTGCCCCACCGGCTACCGGGATCACCGCTCATCAGCTGGGAGAGTTcctataacaaaataaaactaggATTAAGTAACcgaaaaaaattatcaattttcaattaggATTTACTTTACCTGTAATCCTGTGTGGGGTCTGAGATTGACCATGGCAATGCCTGTGATTTGAATACCATTCCTCAGAGCTAGAGAGGAATGCACAAGACAAAAAAGGTGTTAGTAATCATTGATGATATGTTATGTAAAAGGAATCAATGAAGTTACCTTGAGATTCTCTCATGTCAAGGTATCTAGAAAGCCCACTTGATATTATTCCAAAGAGTACATCATTGATGGTCTGCAAACTCAAAAGCTTTTAATATTCCATACCTTCACATTTCATGTCATTTTCTGAGTTTTAAAAGCATTTATtaccaatttaaaaaaaaattgaaatagaacATAAtgtttgaataaatttaaaattttaccaATTCAATAACAGCGACGCTTATGAAAAGTAGtctaatagtactatataaaaaaatttgctaAGCTAGTAAACTGTAAGCTACACctattttggattttagaGTGTAAATTAATGCTCTACCAGCCCATTCTAACTTATCATAAAGCAATGTCATGTAAATTTAACATGCGTATCACTCTTGTGtcactttcaattttttatactcttcTTTTTTCATGGTTTAAGTTGCAATTGTTGTTTAGGATTGATCACACACAATTAGGAAGAGAAATGAGCCAATCCCTTAGGAATATAAAGATGGATATATTGTGCATCTGAATGTACATGAGCCTAAGTTTAGTTTCATACCTACTTTTGCCCTCCATTTTGGTTAATATtgttacaaaaaataatgcaatatgagtagaaattaatactattactaaAATATGATGAGATATTTTGTTATAGACATTGCCAAGATAGAAAAATGACACTTTTTGAATAAAAGGATTTTTATTATGACTGACTATGAAACTTACCATATGGAGAAGTCCTTATTCgcgagaagaaaaaatattttgaatatgtatTTACCAAGAATATCTACTCATctcatttccaaaaaaaaaaaaaaaattcaaattctaaaagtttattaaatttagttaaaaacctaaaatggAGAGACTTTCCCCTAGctactatatttaaaaatgaccagtattttgtttttaagttCGAACATCATAGACATTAACAACAAGATAATTCAATGCCCTTGCCGAAAAAAGTATGTGTGCATGAAGAGTGCAAAGTTTTAACTAGTACAATCTACATCACCATATCTATTACATGCATTGTGAAAATTTAActcaattttccaattttagcaATTAGGTAATATTTCCTGAAAAATCTCCATCCAAATTAGACCACATATAGTTTATACCCCAATATACTACTGTGTCAGACCAGATTAGCGACGTATCATCTAAACTAAGATTAATAAACACTTCCATTTCTTCCTTATGTAGAAATCCACATGTTATCTTCTACCTATCCatcattcttattttaaagtaCAATATAACTCAAAATATTGTGATTGTTTACtaaactatttaaaaaatatgtatactACTACTTccatcctataaaaataggtATTTTTGAGCTGACATGCTCAATCGGTAAGTAAGAAAGtgataaaaggaaaatgggGCCACcagaaagaaataataaataaataaaataaaatttactaaaactaaaaataaaatatggaacTTACCAAAATGGAAAGAGCGTAAACGAAATTATTTGAACTCACCGAGTCAGTCACGGCTCGCTTCACGATCTTCATATCCTGCAGGAACCGGCCGTGGCGAGGCGCCGGCCAGAGCTCCACCCCGGATCCGCCACTAACAACAGTCCTCCGATCGCTCAGCCACGCCACCCTCAAAACAAACTCCAccacataaaaaaaagtaaaccaAAGCAATTTCACAATCTCCCAAAACCCCCACCTCTGGCGCGTCAGCAGCGTTGACGCGGCAGAGGCTCTGCTCCCACCCACTGTTGGCAGCCGCGCTGGATCGTCGGCGCGGCGGCAGGGTCAGGAGCAGGGACAGGAGCGAGACGCCGTCGCCGAGCGCGTGGTGGACGCGGAAGACGACGGCGTTGTGCGCCGCCAGCACGTGTATCTCCCAGAGCGGCTTGTCGGCGGCGAGCGGCGACGAGGAGGCGAGGCCGGCGACGTAGGCGCTGACGGCCTCGTCGTCGTCGGCGCCGGAGAGGCGGGCGCGGAGGACGACGAGGTGGCGGTCGACGTCGACGGCGGTGCGGCGCCAGTGCTCGCGGCCGCGGCGGTCGCGGAGCATGAGGCTGCAGAAGCGGGGGTGCTTGAGCATCAAAGAGTTGGAGATTTCGGATTTGAGAGTGTCGAGGGCGATGGGATTCTCGCCGGCGACGATGCAGGATGACTTCGTCGGAGCTCGGCTGCATGAAGAGACGCCCGGTCGGGGACGGGGCCCGTGGGGGTCCCCgtcatctttttttcttttttttttttttgagagtAGTTTCTGGAGGGTTTTTTATCTTTTGGGTTTGGTTTTCTATGATTCAAGagtatctattttttttttatcgggGAGTTGGTGGAATTTaatttcaaccatttttttcgTAGGTATGGTATCCAACgttggggttttttttttttttagttttagggtcaaaatttttggggtggtcttttatttttggggaCCCCACACATGTAatcattaacaaaatttagaaagagtaaaattaatatcattatcaaaCATGGgcttttaagtttaattattttattctaattttttttttaatatagagCCAAAGCATTAGAAATGACCATGCGAACCAGAGCTACTCTTCTGTAGTCGTAAGtaattaaaacatgttttttgaaggaatttaaaattttaatcttttagTTATGTTTGAATTTCAACTAGCCATAAAATTCACTGCCCCAAATTTTTGCCCAGTACATAAACTTAACACTGGCTTGCTATTGTCGGTCGATAAGAGCCAAATATGTCGACAAGTATGTcagaaaaattataagtagaggtaatttgatgaatttgtgtttgttttagggaaaattcatttaaaaataaaaaggcaGTTTTAATTAACTTTCACAATcctaataaatgaaataaaaatttttaaaaatgtttcagCTCCCAGCACAATAAGTTTCAGCTCCAATCCATTAATGGAACACAGTCTTTTCCCCTATTTGGTTTAAggtaaacaattaaaatagttaACGTGATTTCTAAGAAAATTTCGCCCATCAACTATGATGAATTTGTAAAGCTAATTTGATGtttgagtttgtttttttgtccCCCAACTcacccaaaataaaatctccTTGGGAGAAGTTAGGATCAAATGGGACCCCCATGCCCTGAAATTTTACCCTTTATTAGGGGGGCGGGATATACCCCCTaagttttttctattttttgaatatttaaaaaatttaaaaattttgggaaaactaacctttcattaaaattcaaacattacaatacgaaattaaaaaaactacaatttcTCAACGGGGGCTTTTGGGGCCAAACTTCTTAATCAGTCGGTCTGGAGTATGGTCTTGTTGGTTGCGCATTAGGGGTGGCTGAGAACCACCAGCTTTTCAATCCCGAGGGGGAAGGCCCCGTCGGAGCTAGATCCGGGTTCATCATCCCCCCAAAATTTGGGGACATGGCCACGTTCTTTTTcgctatcatgttatgcatgatgatccCATGCCCCGGGGATGCGCCTTTACCGGCGGGGGACCCTTTCAGTTCCCCCCCGTTAGCACCCAAAACCCCCCCCTCCTTCCGGACCTCTGCCGCAAACAAGCTCTCCTCTCACCAGGGCCTatctccaaaaaaaaaggggcCCTGGGGATATGCCATCGGCAAAGTTCATATGATGTCGGCCCTTTGGGGTGGCCGAATGGCCCGGACCGCCCCGGGGACGGCAAAAATGGGCGAGGAGGGCCCTTGATGGTTGTTCCCCCGGCACACCAAAGTGGCATCCCGGGACCCGAGGCGGGGGCCGCCCCGGGGATCATCGTCGGTGCGCCCTGTCCCGTAGAAAAGGGCCTCCGGCCGGGGGGTAGTTCTTCCCCGCCGGCATAGCATTCTCCTGCACCCCGGGAAGCCGTGCAGTCTGGCATCCGCAGGGGCTGGGACGGGGGTCGGGCGTCGAAATATGTGTCCCCAAAGCCCCcacaaaattttacaaaagTCTTGAGACATTGGGGCCCTTTTATCCCCGCGGGGGCTTCGAACATACCCCTTTGTTGAAAGGGCGGCGGGGCCTTTTTGACGGCGTAAGTGGGTCGGCCCCGTCTACCTTTTGGAAGTACCATCACCCCCCCAAACGTGTCCATGGGGAAAAAAAGATTCGGCCCTTTAAAAAAACGGGTGAAAAACATTGGGCCCCCCCTTTGGATTCTCGgaaaaaaattttagaaaaacgTTTCTGGCTACGTCGTTGGGGACAACGCCCGGCGTCTTTCGGGCGAGGAGCGCCTCCGCCCCCCTTCCCCGCATTTGTCCGCATTCCCCGTTTATTGGGGGCACGAACAAGGCTCGAGTCAAGGCCCGTCTCCCCCTGATGTCCCAAAATCGTAGCGTCGGGATTCTTTTTTGGtcgatgagagagaataattgaagagatttaaaaattggagtgtgtgaaatggtagTGAATAGTAgagtttaaataagaaaaaaaaattttaaaaaaattaaaaaaaaatttttaaagcaGGTCCTTTTGTCCCCATTTCCCCGTACGATGTGACGTTTCCTGCACGTCCGGGGGATCTATCCGCTTGGGCGATTTCTTCGTCCGAAAGGGCCGGGGCGATGCGACGGGGAAAGCATCGTGCCCCTTGGGTCCCTTAAAGCACGAATGATGATGaaaccttttaatttttacacaaaaaaaataaaaacttgcGCAATACAATAACaagatatttttctttttaaagttTTGTCCTTGGtgaattttttagtaatcCTCTACCGGGGGGGTGCGGCTCAAATGAGATAATACGTTGGAAAATCTTCAGGCGttccaaattttcaaatattcttCCTTgatttgactttttttaatggatcattttccttttgatACATTTACACTTTGCAAACACCAAGGACCATTTTCAATCCAAGATGAATTTTTGCAATACATTTACACTTCGTGTTTATACATGTCGTgtcttaaaataaatatggacCAAAAAGACAGAATTggaatgaaaagaaaatccaaatataGTAAGGAGACTCCGGCACTAAATAGTTAGGTTACCAAATTTTTACGTGGAAATTTGAAGATATATGTGTGTAAGAACATGCGGTAATAAATTAGCATCCCTGTTTTATGGTTGGGCAGCAACAGCTAGTTACAACTTTCAACTTTATGAGATAAACCACCACCAAATATCTGATGCAGTCTAATgtatgttttaaaaaagtacCCACCCCTGTCGGACGGCTTCTTTATGTCCATTCACATTAAACAAAACTCCTTTTTTaataaacctttttttttatttcttattttttaaaaaatacttcgttgttattaaaaaaattatttttttattggtcgttttttaaaaatgtctCCTTGTTTCTTTAGTTGGGGGGCTTTTCggcggagttttagaaataagttgggttaaaaaaatgaaaaagagaggggaaaaaaatgagagaataaaaaaagaaaaaaagtagagagaaaaagtagagagaaaaagtaaagagaaagaaaaaaaagaaaaaaaaaaaccaaaatggaaatgactcaaatatgaaaaacttaaaatttaaaaatggcCAATAAGAACGGGGGGAGACTTGGGCGCCCCAAAAAGACAAAATAACTCCTTCAAAAGTTTTTTGTCTTTTTcgttataaaataaatttttttttgaaaatcaaaacatttcaaaattactcttttttctttttttttttttctctcccccctttttttttattttcccttttcccgCTCACCcgcaaattttttttaactttggAAAAAACGCTTCATTACTTGGGGGCGGGGgtaatataaagaaaagtaatcaaaaaaaagtaaaatgtggaTCTTTTTATACAatctttttgggttttttaatAGAAAGTCTACGAAAAAATAACTAGAATGTAAAACCCCACCATTAATGAAATTTGGGGCTATTTtgggtggaaaaaagaaaaatgaaactctttaaaggaaaataaaaagggTTTTTCTCTTACTACTACCCCGTTTttgatatttgaaataaaataccccatttgtccacgaaaaatagtaggagtaatattttgccattttgaaatgtgcaaaaaaataaacccatttctaaaaatagaatgatTCTCTCTCATGTTTTATCCACTTCTTCTCCCCACTCACataatttacctttttttttaagtatctatcttattttacctgctttttctcttatctctattattttttttggcagAGGAGTACaccaaaataatcatttcTCGATGCTGGACAAACCTCACAAAAGCATACAGGAAAATATTTCTGTTGTAGACTTGTACTAGTACTCCACCATATTAGATGTATAGTAGTATAgaataaatacaataaaatcacaatttcaCGATACTGAATTGGCCTCGtggattatttttgtttagctccacattattagaattaaccgatctcccaaatttaaatttccaGTACATATGCCAGTAAACACGtactgtatttatttatttttaactagGACACATTATTAAGTAATGATTCTTCATTAATCTGATGACTTCAAGTCCTGAGCTAAAGAGGCTTTACCCGCTAAGGTACACATTAGGCCTTATCAACTAAGAGACACTTATCGAACAGCAGTTCACTAGCTGCACCTTCGTTGATACTATGTCTATGTGGAATGATTCATCGACTCATGCTGGACCATATGAACATTTCCCTacttaacaaattaaaaagtataataGCTAAACCCTTGCACCAACCCCACTTTAAATTTCTGCTTCAAATCAAATCCATAGAGAAGAGGATTTCAACGGTACGATTTCTGGAACCTGGCGCGAGCGCCGCGACCGCCGAACTTCTTCGGCTCGCAGCGCCGGGGATCGGCGACGAGGAGCGTCCTGTCGTAGCGGCCGAGGACGTCCTTGATCTCCTTCTTCGACTGCTCGTCGACGTACTTCTGGTAGAAGGCGACGAGCGCCTTGGCGATGGACTGGCGGATGGCGTAGATCTGCGAGGTGTGGCCCCCGCCTCGGACGCGGATGCGCATGTCGACGCCGGCGAAGCGGTGGCGGCCGAGGAGGAGGATCGGCTCGAACGCCTTGTAGCGGAGGATCTCCGGCTCCACGAGCTCGATCGGCTTGCCGTTGATTTTGATGAGGCCGCGGCCGCGCTTGCAGTGAGTGACCGCCACGGCGGTCTTCTTCCGGCCGAAGCATTGCACCAATATCAtagaactttaaaaaaattggatttttctcatgaactttgaaattgacaaataatatcgaaaattttatCCCGAGTTGTATTTCCACgataaaaaattcacaaataatatcataatacggattttttttgaaatttctgaCAACAACCTGAGagtttcaagattttcaatCATTAAGAATAGTTTTTTTAGAAGCATCTCCAAATTTGTTCTTAATCTATTAATATACTGGAATTTTTCacgataaaaataattatttgtcgatttcaaagttcgtggaaaaaactaaactttttaaagttcatagtattatgtaatatctatttcttaattattcttattacattttcttaattattcttattacaTTTCCTTATAATTTGAGCCAAGTCAACTCATAACAATTATTTATGCACTGAATTTGATTTGCAAAATTCATTTCCTTCCGGCGGTCTCTCATCAAGACTTTTGGGTAATTGGGTTGGAATAACACGACAAGGGGCAATGTGGAAGGATtatttgagaaagaaaaatattttggagaCATAATGAGATTGCCATAATagtaatttcaaattatattttattgttgattaaatttatacaAAGTATATACACCTTGACCTTGTTGCCCCTTCCTCATATATGTATCGATTGTTTGCATATGCAAgtattaaatatgatattggaTAAGGAAAGCTTGATtaggaaaaatatatatggaagATATGAATATGCAAAGTCAAGacagataaataaattaatcaaactcTGCCTATATTCTATCCCTCAAGAGTAAAATCTTCCCTTTTCTAAGATATTAAAATTcttagtataatttattatactatgcaacaataaaaaattgatatatgaTAGGtataataatagttttaattttattaattatttaatttccaaaatataaatttcattatgtTGAAGCtcaattaaaacaataatcatAGGTTTTTGCTCATCTATTTAGTATTTcaattcttcaaaatatatggtaaatattttcttttttgttttaaattttagaattcCTATCTCAATTCACTCGACgtgaacaaattaaatttgatataagaTAAGTATTCCCTCCGCCCCGATTAAGAGttacatttttccatttcgatccgtcTCTAATTAAGATTTTCACACTTcaattttaccataaatggcaATAGGTTTCACATTCCATAACTCCTTCactccattttattataaaaccaatataaaaaagtgggtcccacattccactaacttttcaactaacttttctttatatttcttaaaacccctATCCCGTtaaatgtgactcctaatcggggaggagtactatattaatcTTGATTGATTCTACGgctttgattttaagaaatttattattttaattttaattatttgttttttaaaaaaattaattttaaattctttttttaacattacaATTAAACATCgatcaaaataataatcacGTATTCTTATTTcaactatttaatattttaaaaaattaaaattttatagtatatgatatattattactaattGTGTTTACggcttaatttattttaatattttcatcattttggttttaattctttactatccaaaatattaatttcttcaaattcttaatttttgtaagaTTACATCGaacttcaattaaaaaaataatcacatgtttttttctcattctatttattattttaaagctatatacttaatacatttttctttttatttttataatattagagTCTTTAGCCCAATTCACTGTaacatgcaataaataaaatttgatatataaatataatgtatattaatactatctaagtttatgattttaattttaagatttcacagctttattttttttatttttttaaatattattttatgtaaattcaTAGTTTTGTTAATGTTAcatacgataaaaaaaatatttgcatattcttaagttatttatttaatcatttatttgcttccttataaagtaaatattaGTGTTCTTAGCTTACTTGACAAtaacatgcaataaattataattcgATACTATAAGATATATCAATACTAATTATGTTtaggttttttattttaattatttactttaaaaatattaatttcttcaaatttttcatttgtataaCGTTAAGTTGAAtcccaataaaaaaattaatcacgtATTTTCACTcatcaatataatattttaaaactatatagataagatcttttctttttctttctaaaatgTTAGAGTTATTATCTTAGTTTGCTATAacattcaacaaattaaaatttgatacaatatatgatatattaatattaattgagtttatcattttaattttaaatatttcttaattttgattttggctTTACTTTCAACATactaatttgtttaaattcttaatatttaaaatattacgtataaagttgaaataatattttataagttttggaAGAAAGTTGCAAAAAAGAACtctactattatatttattatttgcaatatgagtatattttaattttattatttaaattcaaatcgtgataaagttttaatcatattataacatgattatcattttcatgtttttatcttgtagtatcattttagcCTTTTAGGTCATTATCGTATACTGTCAAACTAACTGAGtttacaaattttgattttaaaaattccatgattttaattttcgttCTTTacgtttcaaattttttatttctttaagttcttaaattttagaaagttaCAGTCGAAccttgataaaaaaataatcacatattcttAATTCAcctatttaatatttgaatttatatagttcacattttttctttttatttaaatatagttCTTAGCTCAATTCACAATTAAcatacaacaaattaaaatctgaTAAT harbors:
- the LOC125223368 gene encoding 40S ribosomal protein S16-like; translation: MILVQCFGRKKTAVAVTHCKRGRGLIKINGKPIELVEPEILRYKAFEPILLLGRHRFAGVDMRIRVRGGGHTSQIYAIRQSIAKALVAFYQKYVDEQSKKEIKDVLGRYDRTLLVADPRRCEPKKFGGRGARARFQKSYR